One stretch of Pseudomonas sp. NC02 DNA includes these proteins:
- a CDS encoding fimbria/pilus chaperone family protein: protein MKTYPTLLALGWLLSTQAFADGMVPDTSVVIVNEADGEASVSVTNTDGKLALLHVTLEDIPEDTESLLFVTPPLSRVEADKSQLVRFILRNPTPLKTQRLKRVIFEGMPKDRDAAQAGHARVGVTVRQNLPVIIHPKGLAPNRTPWTGLTWSLNAGHLNVANPTPYVVRLAQELQLLPGKQSLVLPRTYVLPGETLRLSTPHTATAVRLQPATVYGFAVAAYEAPITAANAE, encoded by the coding sequence ATGAAGACCTATCCAACCTTGCTGGCCCTGGGCTGGCTGCTGAGCACCCAGGCGTTTGCCGACGGCATGGTGCCCGACACCTCGGTGGTGATCGTCAACGAGGCCGACGGTGAAGCCTCGGTGTCGGTGACCAACACCGACGGCAAACTGGCCCTGCTGCACGTCACCCTGGAAGACATTCCGGAAGACACCGAATCGCTGCTGTTCGTCACCCCGCCCCTGTCCCGGGTCGAGGCCGACAAAAGCCAGCTGGTGCGCTTTATCCTGCGCAACCCCACGCCCCTGAAAACCCAACGCCTGAAGCGGGTGATCTTCGAAGGCATGCCCAAGGACCGTGACGCCGCCCAGGCTGGCCATGCGCGGGTGGGCGTGACCGTGCGCCAGAACCTGCCGGTGATCATTCATCCCAAGGGCCTGGCGCCGAACCGCACACCCTGGACCGGGCTGACCTGGTCGTTGAACGCCGGTCACCTGAACGTCGCCAACCCCACGCCTTACGTGGTGCGCCTGGCCCAGGAGCTGCAATTGCTGCCCGGCAAGCAGAGCCTGGTGCTGCCGCGCACTTATGTGTTGCCCGGCGAAACCCTGCGGCTCAGCACGCCCCACACCGCCACGGCCGTACGCCTGCAACCGGCCACCGTGTACGGCTTTGCCGTCGCCGCCTATGAAGCACCGATAACCGCCGCAAACGCTGAATAA